CGGATTACCGTACCCATGGTGCGGATACGGGATCTCCCGAGGTCCAGGTTGCCATGCTCACGCAGCGCATCCGCGACCTCACGGAACACCTGAAGATTCACACGAAGGACTTTCATTCCCGCCGGGGCCTTCTGAAGATGGTCGGAACGAGAAGAAAGCTCCTCAGGTATCTCAGGGACAAGGATTTCAACCGGTACAAGACGCTTATCGAGCGGCTCGGGCTTCGGCACTGATCGGCCGGCCGGAAGAAAATTCGGTGCGGGGACATTTGTCCCCGCATTTTTTTTGGTTTTCCAGGCCCGGATTATGGTATTCTTACTCCGCATACAAAAAGAGAAAAGACATATAGAGGAGGAACAATGAATGGAAAAGCAGTTTTCAGTTGAAGTGGGAGGCCGGCCTCTCGTATTCGCCACCGGCAAGGTGGCCAAACAGGCCAACGGAGCCGTGGTGGCGAGTCACGGTGAGACTACCATCCTTGCCACGGCGTGCATTACCGACAAGCCCAGGACGGGGATCGATTTCTTCCCTCTCCTTGTTGATTTCGAGGAAAGATTCTATTCGGCGGGAAAAATTCCCGGCGGCTTCATCAAGCGTGAAGGCCGTCCTTCTGAAACAGCCGTTCTGAGCTGCCGGATGGTGGACCGCTCCATCCGCTCCCTTTTTGACGAAACCATGCGCCACGACGTTCACGTGGTGGCTACGGTGCTGGCGGTTGACCAGGTCAACCCGCCCAACGTCCTTGCAATAAACGCCGCGTCGGCGGCTCTCTCCATTTCCGACATTCCCTGGGGCGGCCCCGTGGGCGCCGTCCGCATCGGCCTTCTTGACGGAGAACTCGTGGTGAACCCCACCGAGGAGCAGATGCTGGTTTCAGAGCTTGATCTCCTCGTTGCGGGACACCTTGACGGCGTCACTATGGTGGAGTGCGGATCCAGGGAAGTTTCCGAGGAGATCCTCGTGGATGCCCTTGACCTCGCCCAAAGCGAGATCAGGAAGATCGTCGGCCTCTTCAACGAGATGCGGGCTTCCATCGGCCGGGAAAAACTTGTTCTGCCCGCGGCGCCTGCCTTCCCCGACATCGACCGGTGGATCACCGACAATCTCGGCGCCGAGATCCGGGACGCGGTACAGACTCATGAGAAGAAGCCCCGGGGCGACAAGCTCTCCGCAGCGAGAAACAAGGCCCAGGATCATTTTGCGGCAGAATATCCGGAGAGCGGAGACTATATTGCCGCCTTCATCGACGAGATGGTCAAGAAGACCATGCGTTCTCTCATCGTGGACGAGCGTATCCGGGTGGACGGCAGGGCCATGGACGAGCTTCGCTCCATCACCTGCGAGACGGGGATCCTTCCCAGGGTCCACGGGTCGGCCCTTTTCACCCGTGGCGAAACCCAGGCCCTCGTGGTGACCACCCTCGGCATGATGGGCGTGGACGACCAGATCCTGGACGGACTGAAGCAGGACGAGCCCGCCAAGAGGTTCATTCTTCACTACAACTTCCCCCCCTATTCCGTGGGTGAAGTCCGGCCCATGCGGGGACCGGGAAGAAGGGAGATCGGGCACGGAGCCCTTGCCGAAAGGGCACTCCGCTCCATGATCCCCGAGGAGGCGGATTTCCCCTACGTCATGCGGGTCGTCTCCGACATCCTCGAATCCAACGGTTCGAGCTCCCAGGCCTCCATCTGCGGCGGAAGCCTTGCCCTTATGAATGCCGGCGTTCCCATGAAGAAACACGTGGCCGGCATCGCCATGGGGCTCATCAAGGAAGGGGACAAGGTTGCTGTCCTGACGGATATCCAGGGCCTCGAAGACCACTTCGGCGACATGGACTTCAAGGTGGCCGGAACCAGGGACGGAGTGACCGCCCTCCAGATGGACAACAAGGCCGGGGGCATCACCAGGGGTATCCTGGAGCAGGCCCTCGGGCAGGCAAAGGCGGCACGGATGGCCATCCTCGAGAAGATGGAAGCCGCCATTCCAGCGCCGGACCAGCTTTCGCCCAATGCTCCCAGAATCTTCATGACCACCATCGACCCCGAAAAGATCCGCGACGTCATCGGTCCCGGCGGAAAGGTCATCCGGGGAATCACCCAGAAGACCGGCGTGAAGATCAACGTGGAGGACAACGGTGAAATCTACATCGGCGGCTCGTCCCAGGACAAGGTGGACGAGGCTCTTGCCATTATCCGCGGTCTCACGAAGGACCTCGAGGCCGGCGAAGTGTATTACGGCACGGTCACAAGACTCATGGCCTTCGGAGTGTTCATCGAGTGCCTCCCCGGCAAGGAAGGGCTGCTCCATGTGAGTGAAGTCAGCACGCACAGGATTCCCAAGGTGGACGACGTCTTCAAGGTGGGGGACAAAGTCCTGGTCATGGTCAAGGAAATCGACGACATGAACAGGGTGAACCTGACCAGGCGCCGTATCCTGGAGAACGAGGCCCGGATTTCCGACGAGGGCCTTTCCGACGTGCTGCCCGCCGAAAAGGAGCGGGAGGAGGCCATTGCCGCCCTCGCAGCGGCTGCAAAGGCCAATCCTTCTCCCGACAGGGATCGTCCTTCCCACGGCGGCGGCAGACCTGACCGGGGAGACAGGAGAGGCGGCGGCCCCCGACGCCATTCCTCCGGAGGAAGGGAATAGACCTCCCATGGAGGTTCCTGTAAAGATTGTCCGGGAGGGGAGGGCGAACGAGCTTCCCCTTCCGGAATATGCCACGCCATTTTCTGCGGGCGTCGACCTGAGGGCAGCCGATAACTGTGTTCTTCTTCCCGGTGAATGGACAGCCGTACCCACGGGGCTCAGGATCGAGCTTCCGGAGGGATACGAAGGCCAGGTCAGGCCGAGGAGCGGGCTGGCGGCCAGGCACGGCGTCACTGTGCTGAACGCTCCCGGGACAATCGACAGCGATTACAGGGGCGAGATACGGGTGCTTCTCATCAACCACGGAAAGGAATCCTTCGCCATATCCGCAGGCGACAGGGTTGCACAGCTCATCCTGGCCCCGGTGTCCAGGATCTCCTGGAGAGAGGAAGCCCTGGCGGATTCCGAAAGGGGCGAGGGAGGCTTCGGCAGCACCGGCAGGAGTTGACAGAAACGCCTTTTCGAGGTATAAGACACGAAAATAAGTTTATGCGATGACGGGGAGAGTAGAAGAACTCTACCGCACCAGAGAGGGAAACCCGAGGCTGGAAGGTTTCCTGCGGACATTCTTCGAAAACCGCCCCTGAGCGGGTGCCGAAAAACCTCCGGGAACAAGGCGCCGGGGTCCGCCCCTTACAGCGGTCTACGAGCGCCGTCCTTTTCTAAAGGCCGGAATTGGAGTGGAACCACGGCAAGCCCACGCCGTCTCCAGATGGAGATGTGTGGGCTTTTTTCATTTTTTCGAGGAGGAGAGAATCATGTTCGAACTGAAGGAACCGGGAGGAAAAAGCGTGCGGCTTTCGTCGGGAGCGGCGGGGGAAGCACTGGAGAAACTGGGTGTCAAAAGCGGAGCCGTGGCGGCGATGCTGAACGGAAGACCAGTGGACATGACCGCCGAGATCACTGAGAGCGGCGACATCGCTCCTATTACGGCCGACTCTGAAGAGGGGCTGGACATCCTCCGCCACTCGGCTGCCCACCTCATGGCCCAGGCCGTGGCCGGACTCTATCCCGGCACGCGGTATGGCGTGGGGCCTTCCATAAAGGACGGCTTCTACTACGACATGGAGATCCCCGGCGGCATTACCGAGGAAGACCTGCCCAAAATCGAGAAGGAAATGAAGCGCCTGGCAAAAAGGGCGATTCCGGTGGAACGGCGGGAGATGACCAGAGAGGAAGCCCTGGCCTATTTCCGGGAAAAGAACGACCCCTATAAGGCGGAGATCATCTCCGATCTGGAGGAGGATCATGTGTCCCTGTATTTCCAGGGCGATTACGCAGACCTCTGCCGGGGACCCCACGTGCCCAATACATCCTGGGTGAAGCACTTCCGCCTGCTCTCCGTGGCCGGAGCCTACTGGAGGGGCGACGAAAAGAACATCATGCTCACACGGGTCTACGGCACCGCCTTTGCTTCTGAAGAAGCTCTGGAGGCGTACATCCGGAGGATGGAGGAGGCGAAGAGCAGGGACCACCGCCGCCTGGGCAGGGAGCTCGATCTTTTCAGCCTCCAGAACGAGGGGCCCGGTTTCCCCTTCTTCCATCCCAAGGGCATGGTCATCATGAACTGCCTCGTGGACTTCTGGAAGAAAGAGCACACAAAACGGGGGTACAGCGAGATCCGGACGCCTCTCATCCTTGACCGGGATCTCTGGATACGGTCGGGCCACTGGGATCACTACCGGGAGAACATGTACTTCACCGAAATCGACGAACAGCCCTTCGCCATCAAGCCCATGAACTGCCCGGGCGGGATGATGGTCTACAAGAGCCAGTTGAGGAGCTACCGGGATCTGCCCATGCGCATGGCGGAGCTCGGGGTGGTTCACAGGCATGAGCGGAGCGGCGTCCTTCACGGGCTCATGAGGGTCCGGTGCTTCACCCAGGACGACGCCCACCTCTACTGTCGCCCCGACCAGGTGAAGGACGAGATCATAGGAATCATGAACCTGTGCAATTATATCTACAGGGACGTGTTCGGCTTCAAGTACACCATGGAACTCTCAACCCGGCCCGAAAACTCCATGGGTTCGGAAGAGCAGTGGGCTATCGCGGAGACGGCCCTGAAGCAGGCCCTGGACGAGACGAAGTCGGAGTACAGGCTGAACCCCGGCGACGGGGCGTTCTACGGCCCCAAAATCGACTTCCATCTCGAGGACTGCATCGGCAGAACATGGCAGTGCGGCACCATACAGCTGGACTTCCAGATGCCCGAAAAGTTCGACCTTTCCTACGTGGGGGCCGACGGCAAGGAACACCGTCCCGTGATGCTCCACAGGACTGTTCTCGGCAGTCTCGAGCGGTTCTTCGGAATCCTCGTGGAAAACTTCGCCGGAGCTTTCCCCTACTGGATCGCGCCCGTTCAGGTGCGGATTCTCCCCGTTTCAGGCGACTATGTAGAGTATGCCGGGAAAATCGCCTCTGAACTTCGGTCTTCGGGGATCCGTGTAGAAGTGGACGAACGGGACGAAAAACTCGGCAAGAAAATCCGGGATGCCCAGACCCAGAAAATTCCCTACATGGCCGTGGTGGGCGAGAAGGAAAGAGAGTCCGGCGGCGTCGCCCCCCGGGAGCGGAGCAGGGGAGATCTGGGCGCTATGTCCATGGACCAGTTCAGGGAAGTTCTGGCTGCGGAGTTCAATCCCATCAAGGTCTGAGAACCGGGAAGATGTCCGGCAAGAGACAAGCCTGATCCGGAATTTATCTGCAGTGCTAATATAAAAGAACGTTTTTACAAAGGTCCCGGCGTAACAAATGGTCGGGACCTGTTTCATTGAGCGGAATATCTTGAATCCCTTCTCTTCTACTGCTACAATTTTATGCGTTTTTCGCTTAAGATCCGGAACAATGCTCTTGAGCACCGAGAGACCTCATAATCAGAGAAAGGGTGAAGAAGCATGAAGTCAACGAAAAAGATCCTGATCCTGTTCTGCATCGCGCTTTTCCTTCTCTCCGCCGCAGGTTCTGCCTTTGCCTCCGGCAAGTTCGTCACCATCGTCACCGGTTCCACGGGAGGAACGTATTACCCCATCGGCACCATTCTCGCCAATCACTTCAATACCGCACTCATGGACAAGGGATACAAATGGTCCGCCCAGAGTTCGGGAGGCACAGTGGAAAATCTTGACATGATGCAGCGCAGCGAGGCCGAGATGGCTATCGCCATGGCGAATCTCACAGGCTTTGCCTATACCGGTACGGTCCGGTACGAAGGAAAGAAGATTGAAAACCTGCGCTACGTCATGGGGCTGTGGCCTGATGTGACCCAGTTCGTGGTGAGCGGCTCCTCCGGCATCAAAACATGGGCAGACCTGAAGGGTAAAAAGGTCGCCGTAGGTCCTGCAGCCTCCGGAACGGAATTCAGCAGCCGGGTTCTGCTGAAGGCTCTCGCGGGGCTTACTTTCGATGACATCAGGGCGGAGTACGTGGGCTACAGTGAAGCTTCCCAGGCCCTTCAGAACGGCCAGCTCGATGCCTTCAACGCCGAAGCCGGCGTTCCCGTGGCTGCAGTGGCTGAGCTTTATGCCGGACGGCAGGAAGTGAACATGCTCGAGTTTTCTCCTGAGGATATCGCAACATTGAAAAAGGAAGCCCCCTTTTATGCCGCAGTGCTCATTCCCGCAGGAACGTATCCCAACCAGGAGAAGGAACTCAGGGTGGCCGGAATCAAGTCCGCCCTTCTCGTTGGGAAGGATGTGCCCGAAGAGCTAGTTTATGACATGCTGAAGGTCGTGTACAGCAAGAAAGAAGACCTGAAGAATGAGCATGCAGCCTTCACGAAGGTGGATTTCGACAATCCCGTGGACGGCCTTTACGGTGCTCCTCTTCACCCGGGTGCCGTGAAGTTCTTCAAGGAAATGGGGATGACCATTCCCCAGGAACTTCTTCCCTGATTGCAGGGCAGGATATTACCAGCCATCCGGGCGGCGTGGGCCTTTTTTGCCCCATGCCGCCCTTTTTTCGAAGGAGCGAAACCGGATGAAAAAACTTCTTTCCGCACTTCTCCCGGGAGAGTCCATCCCAACGAGAAAACTGTCCGGAACTGCAGGCAGGGCCGCCCTCGTTCTTACCGTTTCCACAGCCCTTGTCCATTTCTGGATGAACAGCATCGGTCTGCTTATTGCCATAAAAATGAATGCAATTCACCTCGGCACCCTCATGGCGATCATCTTTCTTTTTTACCCGGCGTTTGCCGGATCTCCCAGGGAACGACCGTCCATGCCCGACTGGGTGCTGGCCACCGCCTCCCTGGGGTGCATGGTCTGGCTGCTCCTCACTTATGACAGGCTTCTACAGACGAACCTTCAGGCTACGTTCGCCGATCTTGCGGTCGCCGTGGTCACCATGGCCCTTCTCGTGGAAGCGAGCCGAAGGGCCGTAGGCCTCCCCCTGACAGTGCTCAGCCTTCTTTTCCTCGCCTATACCCGTCTCGGACCCTACTTCCCGGGGCTCTTTGCCCACAGGGGATTCAACTGGGAAAGAATCATCATCCGTATGGCTCTCACGGACCAGGGAATTTACGGGGTCACGCTCATGGTTTCCTCCAGCTATGTTTTCATGTTTATCCTTTTTGGCGCTTTCCTGGCAGCCTCCAGGACCAGTGAGTTTTTCAACGACTTCTCCCTCGCTCTTGCCGGGAGATACCGGGGAGGTCCCGCCAAGGTGGCCGTGGTCGCTTCGGCTCTCATGGGAAGCATTTCGGGCAGCGCCCAGGCAAATGTCGCCACCACGGGGGCCTTCACCATACCCCTCATGAAGAGGGTGGGGTACATGCCCCATTTCGCCGGGGCGGTTGAAGCGGCTGCCAGTACTGGGGGCATTCTCATGCCGCCCATCATGGGGGCATCCGCTTTCATCATGAGCACCTTCCTGGGGAT
This DNA window, taken from Aminivibrio pyruvatiphilus, encodes the following:
- the rpsO gene encoding 30S ribosomal protein S15, translating into MLEKDKKQGIIADYRTHGADTGSPEVQVAMLTQRIRDLTEHLKIHTKDFHSRRGLLKMVGTRRKLLRYLRDKDFNRYKTLIERLGLRH
- a CDS encoding polyribonucleotide nucleotidyltransferase; the protein is MEKQFSVEVGGRPLVFATGKVAKQANGAVVASHGETTILATACITDKPRTGIDFFPLLVDFEERFYSAGKIPGGFIKREGRPSETAVLSCRMVDRSIRSLFDETMRHDVHVVATVLAVDQVNPPNVLAINAASAALSISDIPWGGPVGAVRIGLLDGELVVNPTEEQMLVSELDLLVAGHLDGVTMVECGSREVSEEILVDALDLAQSEIRKIVGLFNEMRASIGREKLVLPAAPAFPDIDRWITDNLGAEIRDAVQTHEKKPRGDKLSAARNKAQDHFAAEYPESGDYIAAFIDEMVKKTMRSLIVDERIRVDGRAMDELRSITCETGILPRVHGSALFTRGETQALVVTTLGMMGVDDQILDGLKQDEPAKRFILHYNFPPYSVGEVRPMRGPGRREIGHGALAERALRSMIPEEADFPYVMRVVSDILESNGSSSQASICGGSLALMNAGVPMKKHVAGIAMGLIKEGDKVAVLTDIQGLEDHFGDMDFKVAGTRDGVTALQMDNKAGGITRGILEQALGQAKAARMAILEKMEAAIPAPDQLSPNAPRIFMTTIDPEKIRDVIGPGGKVIRGITQKTGVKINVEDNGEIYIGGSSQDKVDEALAIIRGLTKDLEAGEVYYGTVTRLMAFGVFIECLPGKEGLLHVSEVSTHRIPKVDDVFKVGDKVLVMVKEIDDMNRVNLTRRRILENEARISDEGLSDVLPAEKEREEAIAALAAAAKANPSPDRDRPSHGGGRPDRGDRRGGGPRRHSSGGRE
- the dut gene encoding dUTP diphosphatase, encoding MEVPVKIVREGRANELPLPEYATPFSAGVDLRAADNCVLLPGEWTAVPTGLRIELPEGYEGQVRPRSGLAARHGVTVLNAPGTIDSDYRGEIRVLLINHGKESFAISAGDRVAQLILAPVSRISWREEALADSERGEGGFGSTGRS
- the thrS gene encoding threonine--tRNA ligase — protein: MFELKEPGGKSVRLSSGAAGEALEKLGVKSGAVAAMLNGRPVDMTAEITESGDIAPITADSEEGLDILRHSAAHLMAQAVAGLYPGTRYGVGPSIKDGFYYDMEIPGGITEEDLPKIEKEMKRLAKRAIPVERREMTREEALAYFREKNDPYKAEIISDLEEDHVSLYFQGDYADLCRGPHVPNTSWVKHFRLLSVAGAYWRGDEKNIMLTRVYGTAFASEEALEAYIRRMEEAKSRDHRRLGRELDLFSLQNEGPGFPFFHPKGMVIMNCLVDFWKKEHTKRGYSEIRTPLILDRDLWIRSGHWDHYRENMYFTEIDEQPFAIKPMNCPGGMMVYKSQLRSYRDLPMRMAELGVVHRHERSGVLHGLMRVRCFTQDDAHLYCRPDQVKDEIIGIMNLCNYIYRDVFGFKYTMELSTRPENSMGSEEQWAIAETALKQALDETKSEYRLNPGDGAFYGPKIDFHLEDCIGRTWQCGTIQLDFQMPEKFDLSYVGADGKEHRPVMLHRTVLGSLERFFGILVENFAGAFPYWIAPVQVRILPVSGDYVEYAGKIASELRSSGIRVEVDERDEKLGKKIRDAQTQKIPYMAVVGEKERESGGVAPRERSRGDLGAMSMDQFREVLAAEFNPIKV
- a CDS encoding TAXI family TRAP transporter solute-binding subunit, which codes for MKSTKKILILFCIALFLLSAAGSAFASGKFVTIVTGSTGGTYYPIGTILANHFNTALMDKGYKWSAQSSGGTVENLDMMQRSEAEMAIAMANLTGFAYTGTVRYEGKKIENLRYVMGLWPDVTQFVVSGSSGIKTWADLKGKKVAVGPAASGTEFSSRVLLKALAGLTFDDIRAEYVGYSEASQALQNGQLDAFNAEAGVPVAAVAELYAGRQEVNMLEFSPEDIATLKKEAPFYAAVLIPAGTYPNQEKELRVAGIKSALLVGKDVPEELVYDMLKVVYSKKEDLKNEHAAFTKVDFDNPVDGLYGAPLHPGAVKFFKEMGMTIPQELLP